One window of Candidatus Oleimmundimicrobium sp. genomic DNA carries:
- a CDS encoding diguanylate cyclase, which produces MKTGEHLASVLAILVSFAFVSIFIGFTGQLNLYWYLYIIPIFIAAITYNLIGSLMVGIASIGILVFWFYSGVGTGLVENPTVLGYEMITGTSIFLIAGLILGYISGKQKKQQAQLERLSVRDRLTGLYNYSYFVDRLDEEIKRSNRYETPLGLIMLDIDYFKDFNDTFGHEKGNKVLKDIAEIIKEKVRDIDIVARYGGEEFAVLLPSVGKEAKEAAERIRKAVEMAEFEGDVEQPIVKKTISAGVAVYPRNAKDDTGLVVKADEALYKAKESGRNQTCVCEQSS; this is translated from the coding sequence TTGAAAACAGGAGAGCATCTTGCTAGTGTACTTGCAATTTTGGTAAGTTTTGCTTTTGTATCTATATTTATTGGTTTTACAGGTCAGCTTAACCTATATTGGTATCTATATATAATCCCGATATTTATTGCTGCGATAACTTACAATTTAATTGGTAGCTTGATGGTTGGAATTGCAAGTATAGGAATTTTAGTTTTTTGGTTTTATTCTGGGGTTGGAACTGGTTTGGTTGAAAACCCCACGGTTCTCGGGTATGAAATGATTACAGGAACATCAATCTTCTTAATTGCTGGTCTAATCTTAGGTTACATCTCCGGTAAGCAAAAAAAGCAGCAAGCACAACTGGAAAGACTTTCTGTTCGCGATAGATTAACGGGACTTTATAACTACAGTTATTTTGTGGATAGACTGGATGAGGAGATTAAGCGCTCAAATCGATATGAAACTCCACTTGGGCTGATTATGTTAGATATAGATTATTTTAAAGATTTTAATGATACATTTGGCCACGAAAAAGGCAATAAAGTCTTAAAAGATATTGCGGAAATTATTAAAGAAAAAGTTAGAGACATTGATATCGTTGCTCGTTATGGTGGCGAGGAATTTGCTGTGTTGCTTCCTTCTGTAGGCAAGGAAGCCAAGGAGGCCGCGGAAAGAATTCGTAAAGCTGTTGAGATGGCTGAATTTGAAGGGGATGTTGAACAACCCATTGTCAAAAAGACAATCAGTGCGGGTGTAGCAGTCTATCCAAGAAACGCTAAGGATGATACTGGGTTGGTAGTTAAGGCTGATGAAGCTTTGTATAAAGCAAAAGAGAGCGGGAGAAATCAGACTTGTGTGTGCGAGCAAAGCAGTTAG
- a CDS encoding Na+/H+ antiporter subunit E produces MSFRRAIKSAIFLFLFWLILTGNVEFSNLFLGLVCSFLVVIAAHGLLKENIGLEETPIVLIRFILFMFWLIIEIAKSNIDVAERVLNPRLPIEPAIVKYSCHLKNDDHQTLLGNAITLTPGTLTVDIDESGVYYIHCLADKHAKDLMERKLEGMVTWVFKGVKG; encoded by the coding sequence TTGTCATTTCGTAGAGCAATTAAATCTGCAATTTTTCTTTTTCTTTTTTGGCTAATACTTACGGGAAATGTTGAATTTTCAAACTTATTCCTCGGTTTAGTATGTTCCTTTTTGGTAGTTATTGCTGCCCATGGTCTATTGAAAGAAAACATTGGTTTAGAGGAAACCCCCATAGTTTTAATTAGATTTATTTTGTTCATGTTCTGGCTCATAATTGAGATTGCTAAATCTAACATAGATGTGGCGGAAAGGGTATTAAATCCACGTTTACCTATAGAACCGGCCATTGTTAAATACTCCTGCCATCTTAAGAATGATGACCATCAGACATTGCTGGGTAACGCAATAACTCTCACGCCGGGCACTTTAACAGTTGATATTGATGAAAGTGGAGTTTACTATATACATTGCTTGGCCGATAAGCACGCAAAAGATTTGATGGAGCGGAAGTTGGAAGGTATGGTTACGTGGGTTTTTAAAGGAGTGAAGGGATAA
- a CDS encoding monovalent cation/H+ antiporter complex subunit F, producing the protein MQNFFLAVGLILIANAFVCLFRAIVGPTLPDRIVAINIVGTKTLVILVLIAHIFGQHMYIDTAFVYALLNFIVTVAVARYLETGGLPSA; encoded by the coding sequence ATGCAAAACTTTTTTCTCGCGGTTGGTTTAATTTTAATTGCAAACGCCTTTGTTTGCCTTTTTAGAGCAATTGTGGGGCCCACTCTTCCTGACAGAATAGTGGCGATTAATATTGTAGGAACAAAGACACTGGTTATTCTCGTGCTCATAGCCCATATCTTTGGCCAACACATGTATATAGATACAGCTTTTGTCTACGCGTTGCTTAATTTCATCGTAACGGTGGCTGTGGCTAGATATCTTGAAACAGGAGGCCTACCTAGTGCTTGA
- the mnhG gene encoding monovalent cation/H(+) antiporter subunit G, protein MLDILINTLTIIFSCIGIFFFLVGTLGLVRLPDVYTRLHAGTKCDTLGAGSILFALAVYERFSVNGLKMIVLAFLVMVMSSTTGHAISRAAYKVGIMPWRKKVSTVFSEEESEDVTYP, encoded by the coding sequence GTGCTTGATATCTTAATAAATACTTTAACAATTATTTTTTCATGTATCGGAATATTCTTTTTTCTCGTTGGAACTTTGGGTTTAGTTCGTTTACCTGATGTTTATACTCGTCTTCATGCCGGGACAAAATGCGATACTTTGGGTGCCGGCTCTATTCTTTTTGCCCTTGCTGTTTATGAGAGATTTTCCGTAAATGGGTTAAAGATGATTGTTTTAGCTTTTTTGGTAATGGTGATGAGCTCAACTACGGGTCATGCTATTTCCCGCGCGGCTTATAAGGTCGGGATTATGCCTTGGCGAAAAAAAGTTTCGACAGTTTTTTCTGAAGAGGAGAGTGAAGATGTTACGTATCCTTGA
- a CDS encoding hydrogenase subunit MbhD domain-containing protein codes for MLRILDALLLIFLLVTAIGVVRTKDLLGAAIIFSAYSLTMAIIWQQLSAPDLALTEAAVGAGVTTVLFLITISRTVRREDE; via the coding sequence ATGTTACGTATCCTTGATGCCTTACTTCTCATATTTTTGCTGGTAACCGCAATTGGGGTAGTTCGGACGAAAGATCTACTCGGAGCTGCGATTATTTTTTCAGCGTATAGTTTAACCATGGCCATCATTTGGCAACAATTGAGTGCTCCCGATTTAGCTTTGACGGAAGCGGCTGTTGGTGCCGGAGTTACCACAGTTTTATTTTTAATTACTATTAGCCGTACGGTGCGGAGGGAAGACGAGTGA
- the mbhE gene encoding hydrogen gas-evolving membrane-bound hydrogenase subunit E, whose translation MKKGLAIFALLLLWVLLISTVVVLPPMGSPENPTYTHIVPRYLEKGVEEGGAHNIITGIILNYRGYDTMGEVTVIFTALMAVLAVLGRENFLLHTSKAEMSTVEKSIIVKSVARFLTPFIVLFALYIIFHGAESPGGGFQGGAILGASIIIITLTLGLAFVTKKLSLKYRVLFESAGPLGFFIIGMVGILCGQNFLTYLLPCVALAYQDLVRHLLLIIVEIGIGVGGGAIIASIFFAMEKVEKE comes from the coding sequence GTGAAAAAAGGCTTAGCAATATTTGCCCTACTTTTACTTTGGGTTTTATTGATATCGACTGTGGTGGTGTTGCCTCCTATGGGGAGCCCTGAAAACCCAACATATACACATATTGTTCCACGTTATCTTGAGAAGGGGGTTGAAGAGGGAGGCGCTCATAATATAATTACGGGTATTATCTTAAATTACCGGGGATATGACACGATGGGTGAGGTCACGGTAATTTTTACCGCCCTTATGGCCGTTTTAGCTGTTTTAGGGAGAGAAAACTTTCTTCTTCATACGTCAAAAGCAGAAATGTCAACAGTAGAGAAAAGCATTATAGTTAAATCTGTTGCTCGCTTTTTGACACCGTTTATAGTTTTATTTGCTCTCTATATAATTTTTCATGGAGCCGAATCACCGGGTGGAGGATTTCAAGGTGGAGCTATTTTAGGAGCGAGCATCATCATCATCACCTTAACTCTTGGCCTTGCTTTTGTAACTAAAAAGTTATCATTGAAGTATCGAGTGTTGTTTGAAAGCGCGGGCCCGCTTGGTTTTTTTATCATAGGTATGGTTGGTATACTTTGCGGTCAAAACTTTCTAACTTACTTGCTTCCATGCGTTGCTCTTGCTTATCAAGATTTGGTCCGGCACTTGCTGCTCATCATAGTTGAAATAGGTATAGGAGTTGGAGGAGGAGCAATTATAGCATCGATATTTTTTGCGATGGAGAAGGTGGAGAAAGAATGA
- a CDS encoding cation:proton antiporter subunit C, whose protein sequence is MSVSELFYKLNVNFNYVVAVTLFIIGLYAMISNPNLIKKFMGLNIMETSVFLFIVSSGAITGGKAPIIGEGLSSGTVFVNPIPQALILTGIVVAMSTTALALSLMIKLYEQCGTLNADKIKELK, encoded by the coding sequence ATGAGTGTGAGTGAATTATTTTATAAGCTTAATGTCAATTTTAATTATGTGGTAGCAGTGACGCTTTTCATAATTGGCCTTTATGCTATGATTTCAAATCCAAACTTAATAAAGAAGTTCATGGGTTTAAATATCATGGAGACATCGGTGTTTCTTTTTATAGTCTCCAGTGGGGCAATAACCGGGGGGAAAGCGCCTATTATTGGAGAAGGCTTAAGCTCCGGAACAGTTTTCGTTAACCCCATTCCCCAAGCGCTTATTCTCACGGGGATTGTTGTTGCAATGAGTACGACCGCATTAGCACTTTCTTTAATGATTAAACTGTATGAGCAATGTGGAACTTTAAATGCAGATAAAATAAAGGAGTTAAAGTAA
- a CDS encoding monovalent cation/H+ antiporter subunit D family protein, translating into MVEFSRHCPVLMTVTFLIGAVLTPIVSRSRKKFSFWWAFFVSLLGLFFCFCAVWRLYTVGPISYWLGGWEPPYGIEVYFDYISTITLLMTALGVLIIVYSNKYIRHDISEEKLPTYYSLVLLLLGGMVGFSVTGDMFNLYVFLEILSLSGYALVAITGEKLTAMASFKYLVIGAVSSLCVLFGIAFLYNVTGSLNMADIAFRLQQTQPTTTTYVALALFIIGFSVKAAMFPLHIWLPDAHALAPSSVSALLSGLVIKVGIVGILRVLYCVYKLGGSVDFTVVTNFMGWLAAITILVGAFFAFFQDDIKMIFAYSSISNIGYIIMGISLVSFSQPERGYLGMVGGLIHIFNHAIIKSTLFLCAGAIIYKTGFRKLSDLRGVGKKMPITCGALTIAALSIAGIPPTAGFICKWYIVLGAIEFGRLIWAGVLLVGALFVFGYYIKIVNAIFFREPVEPITQVDEAPLSMLIPIVILATGCLIMGVFAYIPLNVIKPAAATMLGLPPTYLP; encoded by the coding sequence ATGGTGGAATTTTCACGACATTGTCCAGTTCTTATGACGGTAACGTTTTTAATTGGGGCTGTTCTTACCCCTATAGTTAGCAGATCAAGAAAGAAATTTTCTTTCTGGTGGGCTTTTTTTGTTTCGCTTCTGGGCTTATTCTTTTGTTTTTGTGCTGTTTGGAGATTATATACTGTTGGACCGATAAGCTACTGGTTAGGCGGCTGGGAGCCTCCCTATGGCATTGAGGTTTACTTTGATTACATTTCCACGATTACCCTTTTAATGACTGCTCTTGGCGTACTTATCATAGTTTATTCTAATAAATATATAAGACACGATATTTCCGAAGAAAAACTCCCAACGTACTATTCGTTGGTTTTGCTTCTTTTAGGTGGCATGGTCGGATTTTCTGTAACCGGAGATATGTTTAATCTATATGTTTTTCTTGAGATACTTTCACTCTCCGGCTACGCTCTGGTTGCAATCACCGGAGAAAAATTAACCGCTATGGCAAGTTTTAAATATTTGGTCATTGGAGCAGTGTCATCCCTGTGTGTTTTGTTTGGAATAGCTTTTCTTTATAATGTAACCGGTAGTTTAAATATGGCTGATATTGCTTTTAGATTGCAACAAACCCAGCCAACTACTACGACATATGTGGCTCTGGCTTTATTTATTATTGGGTTTAGTGTCAAAGCAGCTATGTTCCCTCTACATATATGGCTTCCAGATGCTCACGCGCTGGCTCCTTCGTCAGTTAGCGCTTTGTTGTCGGGTTTGGTAATTAAGGTTGGCATTGTGGGAATCCTGCGAGTTCTTTATTGTGTATACAAGTTGGGTGGGTCCGTTGATTTTACTGTTGTAACAAATTTCATGGGTTGGCTTGCAGCAATTACAATATTGGTTGGCGCATTTTTTGCATTTTTCCAGGATGATATCAAGATGATTTTTGCTTACTCAAGCATATCCAATATTGGCTACATAATCATGGGGATAAGTCTGGTCTCTTTCTCTCAGCCTGAGAGAGGTTATCTTGGGATGGTTGGTGGCTTAATTCATATCTTTAATCACGCGATAATTAAGTCAACATTATTTCTCTGTGCAGGAGCTATAATTTACAAAACGGGTTTTCGTAAATTAAGCGATTTGCGGGGAGTAGGGAAGAAGATGCCCATCACCTGCGGGGCTTTAACTATTGCGGCTCTTTCAATCGCGGGAATTCCGCCGACGGCAGGGTTTATTTGCAAATGGTATATCGTTCTTGGGGCTATAGAATTCGGTAGGTTAATTTGGGCGGGGGTCCTATTGGTGGGAGCGTTGTTTGTATTTGGATATTATATTAAGATAGTTAACGCAATTTTTTTCAGAGAACCGGTAGAACCAATTACTCAGGTTGACGAAGCTCCTTTAAGTATGCTGATACCAATTGTAATATTGGCAACGGGTTGTTTAATAATGGGTGTTTTTGCCTACATACCTTTGAATGTGATAAAGCCGGCTGCGGCAACGATGCTTGGTTTGCCGCCAACATATCTTCCTTGA
- a CDS encoding monovalent cation/H+ antiporter subunit D family protein yields the protein MIVNDIRPLVAPLISILCAVLILWRGDNTFLRRLFSISAAIIKWIIVFSMLPGSLAGKIYVTELIPFTPGISFLLRVDGLGMFFGMISSTLWIITTVYAIGYMEGEHARKRFFAFFALCVSTTIGIAFAGNLFTLFVFYEMLTVCTYPLILHDETPEAMKAGRKYLIYTLTGGSFILFATAMTFYSAGTVTFSEPGILSISTGVGLLAAIFAMFMLGFGVKAAIMPLHGWLPSAMVAPTPVSALLHAVAVVKAGVFGITRIIYNIFGVSLLKEMALKGMPVAEFLMWAAMITIICASLMALMQDNLKKRLAYSTISQLSYIVLGVSLLTPNGALGGIVHIANQAFMKITMFFAAGAIYKKTHKKNISEMHGIGHKMPLTMATFTIASLGMMGLPPTAGFISKWYLCLGALDAGKMVVVVVLLVSSFLNAAYFLPIVYRAYFMKPQDGNLKTDEAHWTLLAPCVICALYTIGLGLFADLPFVPLALARGAVMQFFGV from the coding sequence ATGATTGTTAATGATATCAGGCCTTTAGTTGCTCCGCTAATCTCAATTTTATGTGCTGTTTTGATTCTTTGGCGTGGAGATAATACTTTCTTAAGGAGATTGTTCAGCATATCGGCTGCTATTATTAAATGGATTATTGTCTTTTCGATGCTTCCGGGTTCATTGGCCGGAAAGATTTATGTAACTGAGCTTATTCCTTTTACCCCGGGCATTAGTTTTCTTTTGAGGGTTGATGGTTTAGGCATGTTCTTCGGGATGATATCGTCAACTCTTTGGATTATAACTACTGTGTATGCTATAGGTTATATGGAAGGGGAGCACGCACGGAAAAGATTTTTTGCTTTTTTTGCCTTGTGTGTTTCGACTACGATAGGAATAGCTTTTGCGGGAAATTTATTTACCCTTTTTGTGTTTTATGAAATGTTGACAGTCTGCACCTATCCGCTGATACTTCACGATGAAACTCCCGAAGCAATGAAGGCGGGTAGAAAGTACTTAATATATACGCTCACCGGCGGTTCCTTTATTTTATTTGCAACAGCGATGACCTTTTATTCGGCTGGAACTGTTACCTTTTCTGAGCCGGGTATTCTTTCAATAAGCACCGGTGTTGGTCTTTTAGCCGCGATATTTGCCATGTTTATGTTGGGGTTTGGTGTAAAAGCGGCAATTATGCCTCTTCATGGTTGGTTGCCAAGTGCTATGGTTGCGCCTACTCCTGTTAGTGCTTTGTTGCATGCGGTAGCTGTAGTAAAAGCCGGCGTTTTTGGAATTACCAGAATAATTTATAATATTTTTGGGGTGTCATTACTAAAAGAGATGGCATTAAAAGGAATGCCTGTGGCAGAATTTTTAATGTGGGCGGCGATGATTACGATTATTTGCGCTTCCTTGATGGCTTTAATGCAAGATAACCTTAAAAAAAGACTCGCTTATTCTACTATAAGTCAGCTCTCCTATATCGTGCTGGGCGTTTCACTTCTGACTCCAAACGGGGCCTTAGGTGGAATTGTGCACATTGCGAACCAGGCATTTATGAAGATAACCATGTTTTTCGCAGCGGGTGCAATTTATAAAAAGACCCATAAAAAAAATATAAGCGAGATGCACGGTATAGGACACAAGATGCCTCTAACGATGGCGACCTTTACTATTGCTTCGCTTGGCATGATGGGGCTTCCGCCGACAGCCGGATTTATATCTAAATGGTATCTGTGTTTAGGCGCGTTAGACGCCGGTAAAATGGTAGTTGTGGTTGTCTTGTTGGTGAGCTCTTTTTTAAATGCCGCGTACTTTTTACCGATTGTTTATCGAGCTTACTTTATGAAGCCTCAAGATGGAAACTTAAAGACAGATGAGGCCCATTGGACTCTTCTTGCGCCATGTGTTATTTGTGCCCTTTACACTATCGGTTTAGGTTTGTTTGCGGATTTACCATTTGTTCCTTTAGCTTTAGCTCGCGGAGCCGTAATGCAGTTTTTCGGAGTTTAA
- a CDS encoding monovalent cation/H+ antiporter subunit D family protein: protein MYKEVSSILPVLAILVPILFATIIFLLGEKYNRWRGWFTVAGSVITLFIMLLMLPGALNGTILQTHLMVIVPGIWMFIRVDQLGLILATSAAILWFLASMHSIGYMRGAHAQKRYFSFLILCLGWTVGVAISGNLFTYLIFYELFSISTYPLIVHEETPEALAAGKKYMIYILVGSSFLLFAIIYTYFLAGTLTLAKAGILSLTYGRTPLLILFWCYMLGFGVKAAVMPLHGWVPDAHPIAPAPFSAILSGIMVAVGAFGIIRTVLNVFGSSLVRELGTGLIMAYIVSFTIIVSSILALDQDNLKRRLAYSTIGQMGYIILGTVLLTTYSVWGGMVHIINHAFMKGTLFLCAGTIIKQTGKMNVSEMRGIGKKLPLTMGAFTVAALGMIGTPPLVGFISKWYLCLGTLDAGEVVFVIVLLISSLLGAAYFLPIIYTAFFQKSDEELLEKEHGGHKAVAVNSEGKKQLEAPKVMLIPVILGALGVIVFGLFAQLNGFPLSLIKISTSFLLK from the coding sequence ATGTATAAAGAAGTAAGTTCTATCCTTCCGGTTTTAGCCATACTTGTTCCAATTCTCTTTGCAACCATTATTTTTCTACTTGGGGAAAAATACAATCGTTGGAGAGGTTGGTTTACGGTTGCAGGCTCTGTAATTACTTTATTTATAATGCTGTTGATGTTGCCTGGTGCTTTAAATGGGACGATTTTACAAACTCACTTAATGGTGATTGTCCCGGGAATTTGGATGTTTATCAGGGTTGATCAACTGGGACTTATCTTAGCAACAAGCGCGGCGATACTTTGGTTTCTGGCAAGTATGCATTCTATTGGTTATATGCGAGGGGCGCATGCTCAAAAAAGATATTTTAGCTTTTTAATTCTTTGTCTTGGGTGGACTGTAGGAGTTGCAATTTCGGGGAATTTATTTACATACCTTATTTTTTACGAACTATTTTCTATTTCTACATATCCCCTTATTGTTCACGAGGAAACTCCGGAAGCATTAGCTGCAGGCAAAAAGTATATGATATATATCCTAGTGGGCTCCTCTTTTCTCTTGTTTGCTATAATTTATACGTATTTTTTAGCGGGAACATTAACCTTAGCAAAGGCGGGGATACTTTCGCTTACGTACGGCCGCACCCCCCTGCTTATCCTCTTTTGGTGTTATATGCTTGGCTTTGGGGTAAAAGCGGCAGTTATGCCTCTTCATGGTTGGGTTCCTGATGCGCATCCAATAGCGCCAGCTCCTTTTAGCGCGATACTTTCAGGCATAATGGTTGCGGTGGGTGCTTTTGGAATAATAAGAACTGTTTTGAATGTCTTTGGTTCATCTCTGGTACGAGAATTGGGGACGGGTTTAATAATGGCCTATATTGTTTCATTTACCATAATTGTTTCATCAATTCTTGCATTAGATCAAGATAATCTGAAACGGCGGTTAGCTTATTCTACTATTGGGCAGATGGGTTATATTATTCTTGGCACGGTTTTGTTGACAACTTATAGTGTTTGGGGCGGCATGGTTCATATTATAAATCATGCTTTTATGAAGGGCACATTGTTTTTATGTGCCGGGACCATCATCAAGCAAACCGGAAAAATGAATGTTAGTGAGATGCGTGGTATTGGCAAAAAACTTCCTTTAACCATGGGGGCGTTTACTGTTGCCGCACTGGGCATGATAGGGACACCTCCTTTAGTTGGTTTCATAAGCAAATGGTATCTCTGTTTGGGTACCCTGGATGCCGGGGAAGTTGTTTTTGTGATTGTCTTGCTAATAAGTTCGCTTTTAGGAGCGGCATATTTTCTTCCTATTATTTATACTGCTTTTTTTCAAAAGTCTGATGAGGAATTGCTCGAAAAGGAGCATGGCGGTCATAAGGCTGTTGCGGTTAATTCAGAGGGGAAGAAGCAGTTGGAGGCACCGAAGGTTATGCTAATCCCTGTTATTCTCGGGGCTTTAGGTGTTATTGTTTTTGGGTTGTTTGCGCAGTTGAACGGTTTTCCGCTCTCACTTATAAAGATTAGCACCAGTTTTTTATTGAAGTAA